Proteins found in one Patagioenas fasciata isolate bPatFas1 chromosome 13, bPatFas1.hap1, whole genome shotgun sequence genomic segment:
- the TRADD gene encoding tumor necrosis factor receptor type 1-associated DEATH domain protein, translating into MAGSCAPWIGSAYLFLQSTSKTIVLPSLYESSQKKPSVFKALTLALTDSTGSMNSVEILKVHCSHPHLIVQLKFLKQENCRQFLRSYREGALQKSLQNHLQLSLATTTVPLETELKAGNENLDKMLKDEDRCLECIYREKPDRLRDEEITELEECLKSLIVHEGINNNVAVKDCASLNSPSLPLPSPGSSLSPQVTFIFQGQQFANRTLTPDDHQKFAKLVSKKWKQVGRSLQKNCRALRDPVIDNLALEYDREGLYEQAYQMLLRFIQSEGKKATIARLIAALEENSLISLAEELLGLHSNEDCS; encoded by the exons ATGGCAGGCAGCTGCGCTCCTTGGATCGGCAGTGCTTATCTCTTCCTCCAGTCCACGTCCAAGACCATCGTTCTGCCATCTCTCTACGAAAGCTCCCAGAAGAAACCTAGCGTGTTCAAGGCGCTGACGCTGGCATTAACAG ACTCCACCGGCAGCATGAATAGTGTGGAAATACTCAAAGTGCACTGCAGCCACCCGCACCTGATCGTCCAGCTCAAGTTCCTCAAGCAGGAGAACTGCCGCCAGTTCCTGCGGAGTTACCGGGAAGGAGCGCTCCAGAAGTCCCTCCAGAATCACCTCCAGCTCTCTTTGGCCACGACCACAGTGCCTCTTGAAACGGAGCTGAAGGCTGGCAACGAGAACCTCGACAAGATGCTGAAGGATGAGGATCGCTGCCTGGAGTGCATCTACAGAGAAAAG CCTGACCGCCTGCGGGACGAAGAAATCACAGAGCTGGAGGAATGCCTCAAGAGCCTGATTGTCCACGAGGGCATCAACAACAACGTTGCTGTAAAAGACTGCGCATCTCTGAACTCCCCATCTCTACCTCTTCCTTCTCCAGGCAGCTCCCTTTCCCCACAAGTCACCTTCATCTTTCAGGGACAACAGTTCG CCAACAGAACGCTCACCCCAGATGACCACCAGAAATTCGCCAAGCTCGTGTCCAAGAAATGGAAGCAAGTGGGTCGCTCTTTGCAGAAGAACTGCCGGGCCCTGCGTGATCCTGTCATTGATAACCTGGCCCTCGAATATGACCGAGAGGGACTATATGAACAAGCCTATCAGATGCTTCTCAGATTTATCCAGTCGGAGGGGAAGAAGGCCACAATAGCGCGGCTGATTGCAGCCCTGGAAGAAAATAGTCTCATCAGCTTGGCTGAGGAGCTCTTGGGCCTCCATTCCAACGAGGACTGCTCCTAG
- the B3GNT9 gene encoding UDP-GlcNAc:betaGal beta-1,3-N-acetylglucosaminyltransferase 9 isoform X1 gives MSDTNDIQMCLLGSPLPGHYRGDAGSALSNGIWTLVPGSSNAAFKSPRSTTETMRVRLKGDAICTLVLLVALCSLLYSQLEHLVPVGNKEPPQKKPSITPKISPDPRAPWRPMPPEATVPRPQVTPIIRRTEVANNKVQTTAPPPLTDSAFNFKRYLLNKDNRNFNLLINQPKKCRKTPGGPFLLIAIKSVVEDFDRREIVRKTWGREGLVNEEQIQRVFLLGTPKNRTALATWETLIHQESQVYRDILLWDFMDTFFNLTLKEIHFLNWAAEFCHNVKFIFKGDADVFVNVENIVDFLERHNPAEDLFVGDIIYNARPIRVRKSKYYIPETMYGLSIYPAYAGGGGFLLSSHTMRKLSRACREVELFPIDDVFLGMCLQRINLKPILHEGFKTFGIVKPSAAPHLQTFDPCFYKDLMVVHSLKVAEIWLMWNLLHSPHLSCTQKKQVKKPFQWKRKAQTTQASPLR, from the exons ATGTCTGACACTAACGATATCCAGATGTGCCTACTTGGCAGCCCGCTGCCGGGACATTACCGAGGGGACGCAGGATCAGCGCTATCGAATGGGAT ATGGACATTGGTGCCAGGCAGCTCCAACGCAGCTTTTAAGAGTCCCAGAAGCACCACGGAGACAATGAGAGTTCGTCTCAAGGGGGATGCGATCTGTACCCTCGTCCTGCTGGTCgcgctctgctctctcctctacTCCCAGCTGGAACATCTAGTCCCAGTAGGAAACAAGGAGCCACCACAGAAGAAGCCTTCAATAACGCCAAAAATATCCCCTGACCCCAGAGCACCTTGGAGACCGATGCCACCAGAGGCAACAGTACCCAGACCGCAAGTCACTCCTATCATTAGACGAACAGAAGTGGCCAACAACAAGGTCCAAACTACAGCTCCACCCCCGTTGACTGATTCTGCCTTCAACTTCAAGCGCTACCTCCtaaacaaggacaacaggaactTCAATCTCCTCATTAACCAGCCCAAGAAATGCAGGAAAACACCTGGAGGTCCCTTTCTGCTCATTGCGATCAAATCGGTAGTTGAAGACTTCGACAGACGTGAGATTGTCCGGAAAACTTGGGGCAGAGAGGGTTTGGTGAACGAGGAGCAGATCCAGCGAGTGTTCCTCCTTGGAACACCAAAGAATAGGACAGCGCTGGCAACATGGGAGACCCTGATCCATCAGGAGAGTCAGGTATACCGGGATATTTTACTCTGGGACTTCATGGACACTTTCTTCAACCTGACCCTGAAGGAGATCCACTTCCTGAACTGGGCTGCTGAATTCTGCCACAatgtgaaatttatttttaaaggtgacGCTGATGTTTTTGTCAATGTCGAGAACATCGTTGACTTCCTTGAGAGACATAACCCCGCTGAGGACCTCTTTGTTGGGGACATCATCTACAACGCCCGCCCTATCCGTGTCCGAAAGAGCAAATACTACATCCCAGAGACCATGTATGGGCTCAGCATCTACCCAGCCTACGCAGGGGGAGGAGGGTTTTTGCTGTCCAGCCACACCATGAGGAAGCTCTCCAGGGCTTGCAGAGAGGTAGAACTCTTCCCCATCGACGACGTCTTTTTGGGCATGTGCTTACAGAGAATCAACCTCAAACCCATTTTGCACGAAGGATTCAAGACCTTTGGCATTGTCAAGCCATCTGCTGCCCCACACCTACAGACATTTGACCCCTGTTTTTACAAAGATCTCATGGTGGTTCACAGTCTGAAAGTTGCTGAGATCTGGCTAATGTGGAACCTGCTCCACAGCCCCCATCTTTCCTGTACTCAGAAGAAGCAAGTGAAGAAGCCTTTCCAATGGAAAAGGAAAGCTCAGACAACACAGGCATCACCCCTCAGATAA
- the B3GNT9 gene encoding UDP-GlcNAc:betaGal beta-1,3-N-acetylglucosaminyltransferase 9 isoform X2: MRVRLKGDAICTLVLLVALCSLLYSQLEHLVPVGNKEPPQKKPSITPKISPDPRAPWRPMPPEATVPRPQVTPIIRRTEVANNKVQTTAPPPLTDSAFNFKRYLLNKDNRNFNLLINQPKKCRKTPGGPFLLIAIKSVVEDFDRREIVRKTWGREGLVNEEQIQRVFLLGTPKNRTALATWETLIHQESQVYRDILLWDFMDTFFNLTLKEIHFLNWAAEFCHNVKFIFKGDADVFVNVENIVDFLERHNPAEDLFVGDIIYNARPIRVRKSKYYIPETMYGLSIYPAYAGGGGFLLSSHTMRKLSRACREVELFPIDDVFLGMCLQRINLKPILHEGFKTFGIVKPSAAPHLQTFDPCFYKDLMVVHSLKVAEIWLMWNLLHSPHLSCTQKKQVKKPFQWKRKAQTTQASPLR, encoded by the coding sequence ATGAGAGTTCGTCTCAAGGGGGATGCGATCTGTACCCTCGTCCTGCTGGTCgcgctctgctctctcctctacTCCCAGCTGGAACATCTAGTCCCAGTAGGAAACAAGGAGCCACCACAGAAGAAGCCTTCAATAACGCCAAAAATATCCCCTGACCCCAGAGCACCTTGGAGACCGATGCCACCAGAGGCAACAGTACCCAGACCGCAAGTCACTCCTATCATTAGACGAACAGAAGTGGCCAACAACAAGGTCCAAACTACAGCTCCACCCCCGTTGACTGATTCTGCCTTCAACTTCAAGCGCTACCTCCtaaacaaggacaacaggaactTCAATCTCCTCATTAACCAGCCCAAGAAATGCAGGAAAACACCTGGAGGTCCCTTTCTGCTCATTGCGATCAAATCGGTAGTTGAAGACTTCGACAGACGTGAGATTGTCCGGAAAACTTGGGGCAGAGAGGGTTTGGTGAACGAGGAGCAGATCCAGCGAGTGTTCCTCCTTGGAACACCAAAGAATAGGACAGCGCTGGCAACATGGGAGACCCTGATCCATCAGGAGAGTCAGGTATACCGGGATATTTTACTCTGGGACTTCATGGACACTTTCTTCAACCTGACCCTGAAGGAGATCCACTTCCTGAACTGGGCTGCTGAATTCTGCCACAatgtgaaatttatttttaaaggtgacGCTGATGTTTTTGTCAATGTCGAGAACATCGTTGACTTCCTTGAGAGACATAACCCCGCTGAGGACCTCTTTGTTGGGGACATCATCTACAACGCCCGCCCTATCCGTGTCCGAAAGAGCAAATACTACATCCCAGAGACCATGTATGGGCTCAGCATCTACCCAGCCTACGCAGGGGGAGGAGGGTTTTTGCTGTCCAGCCACACCATGAGGAAGCTCTCCAGGGCTTGCAGAGAGGTAGAACTCTTCCCCATCGACGACGTCTTTTTGGGCATGTGCTTACAGAGAATCAACCTCAAACCCATTTTGCACGAAGGATTCAAGACCTTTGGCATTGTCAAGCCATCTGCTGCCCCACACCTACAGACATTTGACCCCTGTTTTTACAAAGATCTCATGGTGGTTCACAGTCTGAAAGTTGCTGAGATCTGGCTAATGTGGAACCTGCTCCACAGCCCCCATCTTTCCTGTACTCAGAAGAAGCAAGTGAAGAAGCCTTTCCAATGGAAAAGGAAAGCTCAGACAACACAGGCATCACCCCTCAGATAA